The window ACTTGTCGTGCAGGACCCGGTTGTTCGGGTCGGCGCCGAAGACGACGAGCTGGCCGGTGGGCGCGGTGTCCACCTGGATCGTGACGAGGTCGGGGCGGTAGCGCGCTAGCACCTCGGTGATCTTGTAGACGTCGCCGGTCCAGGCGTTGGTGTGCCGGTCCCGGGCCGCCTCGTCCACGCTGCGCGGCAGCATGTCGTCGAAGACGATCACACTGGACCAGTCGGAGTGCTTCTCGACGTTCATGAAGTCGCGCAGGGCGTACTCGAAGATGTGCATGCCGTCGATGAACGACAGATCCAGCGTGGTGCGGCGCCAGTAGCCGATGGGGCTGCGGCCGCGGCGCAGATTGCGCAGCGGGTGACGGCCGCCCTTGAGGTGCTGGAGGGGGTTGTCACGGGCGAAGAAGTCGTCACTGGTGGCCTTCACCAGGTGGACGTCGCACTTCAACTCCGAGACCACCTTGAAGGCGGGGTCGATCGCGATGCTGGGGACGCGGGACAGACGCAGGCTGCGACCGTCGTTGACGCCGATCTCCAGGTAGTTGCGATTGGCGCTGACCTTGTGCAGTCCCCGGAGGAACTCATGGCGTTTCACGAAGTGGGACCTTCCTTGCGGATGCGGGGCAGTGCTTCGTGCAGGGCGGAGCGCCACTCGCGCGCCGGGGGCAGGCCTATCTCCTGCCACCGGTCGTGTGCGAGGGCGCTGTACGCCGGGCGGGGCGCGGGCCGGGGGAAGGCCGCGCTGCTGGTGGGGCGCACCCGGTCCGGGTCGGCGCCGAGGAGGGAGAACACCTCTCGGGCCAGTTCGTACCAGGTGGCCTCGCCGGCGTCGGTGGCGTGGAAGACGCCGTGCGCGTCGGGGCCCAGCCGGGGGCCGAGGTCGGCGATGCGCTCGGCGACGTCGGCGCTCCAGGTGGGCTGTCCGCGCTGGTCGTCGACGACGTCGAGGGTGTCGCGGCGGGCTTCGAGACCGATCATGGTCCGCACGAAGTTGGTGCCGTGGACCCCGTAGAGCCAGGCCGTGCGCAGGACCGCGCTCGCGCCGGGGAGTTCCTCCAGGACGGCCCGCTCGCCGGCCAGCTTGGTGCGGCCGTAGGCGGTGCGCGGGGCGGGGGGATGGTCCTCCGGGTAGGGGGCGGTACGGGCCTCGCCGTCGAAGACGTAGTCGGTGGAGAGATGGATCAGCCGGGCGTCGTGTGCCGCGCAGGCCCGGGCCAGCGCTCGCGGTCCGGCGCCGTTGATCTCCAGGGCGCGGGCCTCGTCGGTCTCGGCGTCGTCGACGGCCGTGTACGCGGCGCAGTTCACGACGAGGTCGGGGCGGTGCTCGCGCACCGCCGCGGCGACGGCCTCGGGGCGCGTGATGTCCAGAGCGGAGCGGTCCAGGCCCACCACGTCCTCGCCGCGCCGGGTGAGTTCCTCGACGACGTCGCGGCCGAGCATGCCGCCCGCTCCGGTGATCAGCCACCTCATGCGCGCTCCTGGGCGACGCGCCGCTTCAGGGGCTCCCACCAGGCACGGTTGTCGCGATACCAGGCGACGGTCTCGGCGAGGCCGGTGGTGAAGTCGTGGGCGGGACGGTAGCCGAGTTCGTCGCGGGCCTTGGACCAGTCGACGGAGTAGCGCAGGTCGTGGCCCTTGCGGTCCTCGACGTACTCCACTCGGTCCCAGTCCGCGCCGCAGGCGTCGAGGAGGAGGCCGGTGAGTTCCTTGTTGGTGAGTTCGGTGCCGCCGCCGATGTTGTAGACCTCGCCGGGGCGGCCCTGGGTGCGGACGAGGTCGACGCCCTGGCAGTGGTCGTCGACGTGCAGCCAGTCACGGATGTTGCGGCCCTCGCCGTAGAGCGGCACCGTCCCGCCGTCGAGGAGGTTGGTGACGAACAGCGGGATGACCTTCTCGGGGAACTGGTGCGGGCCGTAGTTGTTGGAGCAGCGGGTGACGCGCACGTCCAGGCCGTGGGTGCGGTGGTAGGCGAGGGCGAGCAGGTCGGAGGAGGCCTTGGAGGCCGAGTACGGCGAGTTCGGCTGCAGCGGGTGGTCCTCCGGCCAGGAGCCGGACTCGATGGAGCCGTAGACCTCGTCGGTGGAGACGTGCACGAACGGGCCCACCTCGTAGCGCAGGGCGGCGTCGAGCAGAGTCTGGGTGCCGAGCACATTGGTGCGGACGAAGTCGGCGGCGCCGGTGATGGAGCGGTCCACATGCGACTCGGCGGCGAAGTGCACGACCTGGTCGGCGCCGGCCATCAGCTTGTCGACGAGTTCGGCGTCGCAGATGTCGCCCTGGACGAACTCCAGCCGGGGGTGGGTCAGTTCGAGGTTGTCGAGGGTGCCGGCGTAGGTGAGCTTGTCCAGCACGGTGATGCGCGGCGCGTCGGGCGCGTCCGGGGCGAGCAGCGCCCGGACGTAGCGGGAGCCGATGAACCCGGCGGCACCGGTGACGAGGAGGTTCATGAAGTGATCTGCACCTTGCTGTGGTCTCCGAGGACGAATCGGTGGGCGCTGGGGACGCTGGGGGCCGGGGTCACCTCGACATGCCGGCCGATCAGCGAGGACTCGATCCGGCCGACGCCCCGGATCGAGGAGTCCCGCAGCACGATCGAGAATTCCAGTTCGCTGTCGGTGATCCGGCAGTTCTCCGCGATCGAGGTGAAGGGGCCGACGTAGGAGTCGCTGACGAGGGTGCCCGCGCCGATGACGACGGGCCCGACGATGCGGGAGTTGACGATCCGGGCGCCCTCTTCCACGACCACCCGCCCGATGGTCTGCGAGGCGTCGTCCACGGTGCCGTCGATGCGGCGCTCCATGGCCTCGAGGACCGTGCGGTTC of the Streptomyces koelreuteriae genome contains:
- a CDS encoding class I SAM-dependent methyltransferase, with amino-acid sequence MKRHEFLRGLHKVSANRNYLEIGVNDGRSLRLSRVPSIAIDPAFKVVSELKCDVHLVKATSDDFFARDNPLQHLKGGRHPLRNLRRGRSPIGYWRRTTLDLSFIDGMHIFEYALRDFMNVEKHSDWSSVIVFDDMLPRSVDEAARDRHTNAWTGDVYKITEVLARYRPDLVTIQVDTAPTGQLVVFGADPNNRVLHDKYDEIMAEYKVPDPQKVPEAILERAGAVRPETLLEAGFWGPLTQARNRGLPRRIGWEPLRKSLEQVGVSR
- the rfbD gene encoding dTDP-4-dehydrorhamnose reductase; translated protein: MRWLITGAGGMLGRDVVEELTRRGEDVVGLDRSALDITRPEAVAAAVREHRPDLVVNCAAYTAVDDAETDEARALEINGAGPRALARACAAHDARLIHLSTDYVFDGEARTAPYPEDHPPAPRTAYGRTKLAGERAVLEELPGASAVLRTAWLYGVHGTNFVRTMIGLEARRDTLDVVDDQRGQPTWSADVAERIADLGPRLGPDAHGVFHATDAGEATWYELAREVFSLLGADPDRVRPTSSAAFPRPAPRPAYSALAHDRWQEIGLPPAREWRSALHEALPRIRKEGPTS
- the rfbB gene encoding dTDP-glucose 4,6-dehydratase yields the protein MNLLVTGAAGFIGSRYVRALLAPDAPDAPRITVLDKLTYAGTLDNLELTHPRLEFVQGDICDAELVDKLMAGADQVVHFAAESHVDRSITGAADFVRTNVLGTQTLLDAALRYEVGPFVHVSTDEVYGSIESGSWPEDHPLQPNSPYSASKASSDLLALAYHRTHGLDVRVTRCSNNYGPHQFPEKVIPLFVTNLLDGGTVPLYGEGRNIRDWLHVDDHCQGVDLVRTQGRPGEVYNIGGGTELTNKELTGLLLDACGADWDRVEYVEDRKGHDLRYSVDWSKARDELGYRPAHDFTTGLAETVAWYRDNRAWWEPLKRRVAQERA